The Stegostoma tigrinum isolate sSteTig4 chromosome 41, sSteTig4.hap1, whole genome shotgun sequence nucleotide sequence ctggggagtgttgccaaacaaggaGCCCTGGGAGTGCAGGCTCTGAACTCCCTGAAAGtgcagtcacagggagacagggcggcgaaggaggtgtttggtattcttgcctttatcagtcggTGCGTTGAGTGTAGGAGTCGGGAGGGCCATGTTGCCGCTGTgctgggcattggtgaggccacttttggctGGCACACTGTACGCcatcctggtctccctgcgagaggaaagatgctgttaaacttgaaaggggtcagaaaagatttaccaggatgttgccaggaccagagggatagaaagagagaagctggataggctgggggcTTTTCCCTGGAGGATCTGGGAAAGTCCCATATGGAAAtgtgatggaagcaggttcaattgaagaggggcattggatggcACTCGGGATTAAAAATAAACTAATGGCCAAGGCcgttgggagaaagcaggagattggcacggGGTAATAATGCTCGGTTCACGAGCTAGAGCGGGCATAGCAGGCCGAATGGACTCCTTCTGTGGCCAAACATGTCCCTGGTTCTGTATGAGTGGGTGAACTCCAAGCCCTTTGTGTGCTGCCCCCTCTGAGGTGTTCGAAAGCCACAGCCACCCAGTTTCGGGGAAAGGCAGAGAATGACCACACAGAAACATTGAGCCTCATGTCCTTTGTGTTGTGGTCGGGCAGGAATGTTCACACAATACTTGAAACATGTCTCACACACATCTGTCCCTGACCCGACAAAACACAGTGCAGGGGAGTAGCCTGTATCATGTGGCTGCAGTGGGCGGGTTTGCTGTTGATGCCTCTGGTGCTGTTTCCTGATTTAGAAACAGAAAGGTGGATTGTGAGCGGAGACAGCAGATCACCATCAATCCAGACGCTCGGTCTCAGCAGGGTAAAACATGAAGTTGTTCTTCACCATTGTACTCGCCTGTACTTGTATCGCAGGAGGTAAGGAATGAACTGTTTCTATCCCTTATGACCTGTGGGTTTCAGATGCTATCATCGATGTCCCAAAATCTGGGTCCCTTCAAGAAGGTCTTCCTTCCTGAGTGATAGTTATGTACAGCCCAGAGCAGGGAAAGTCTGCAGGCTGCCTTCCAACAATTAAGTTGGATTTAATCACAAAGTTATCCCACTCTGTGGAACATGATAAGAGCTTTCCGATCCCAGTTTCCTAACTTCTCACTCAGTCTCATCACTGTTCCGACCAATATCTGCAaatttaatatcccacccactctaatccccctcactcccgctccctttaatattccAACCACTcaaatccccctcactcccctctccctttaatatccctcccactctaatccccctcactccccgctccctttaatatcccacccactctaatccccctcactccccgctccgtTTAATATTCCAACCACTcaaatccccctcactcccctctccctttaatatccctcccactctaatccccctcactccccactccctttaatatcccacccactctaatccccctcactccccgctccctttaatatcccacccactctaatcccactctcccccctcactccccgctccctttaatatcccacccactctaatccccctcactccccgctccctttaatatcccacccactctatccccctcactccccgttccctttaatattccacccactctaatccccctcagtccccgctccctttaatatcccacccactctatccccctcactccctcctccctttaatatcccacccactctaatccccctcactccccgctccctttaatatcccacccactctaatccccctgactccctgctccctttaatatcccacccactctaatccccctcactccctgctccctttaatatcccacccactctaatccccctcactccccgttccctttaatatcccacccactctaatccccctcactccccgctccctttaatatcccacccactctaatccccctcactccccgctccctttactATTCCACCCAcactaatccccctcactccccgctccctttaatatcacacccactctaatccccctcactccccgctccctttaatatcccacccactctaatccccctcactccccgttccctttaatatcccacccactctaatccccctcactccccgctccctttaatatccccccccactctaatcccactcactccccgctccctttaatatcccacccactctaatccccctcacaccccgctccctttaatatcccacccagtctaatccccctcactccccgctccctttaatatcccacccactctaaacccctcactccccgctccctttaatatcccacccactctaatccccctcactccccgctccctttaatatcccacccactctaatccccctcactccccgctccctttaatatcccacccactctaatccccctcactccccgcttcctttaatatcccacccactctaatccctctcactccccgttccctttaatatcccacccactctaatccccctcactccccgctccctttaatatcccacccactctaatcccactctcccccctcactccccgctccctttaatatccccccaagtctaatcccactctccctctcacttccTGCTCCCTTtgatatcccacccagtctaatcccactctcccccctcacaccccgctccctttaatatccccccaattctaatcccactctccccctcacttccAGCTCCCTTTAATACCCTACCCAGTGTGAGTGTAATGTTGTGTGAGGTTGTGATCGGAACAGGGATGTGTGACCTGAAAGCACAAAGCAATATGGGCCCTGAGCCAATGTGCCCCTCAGACCTAACCTCTGAGAGTCAGTGAATtgtcctcaatctctccctttcCAGGATCGTGTCTCCAATGCTTCACATGTTCAGCTGTGTCGGATCCCTGTACTCTGGACATTACCACTTGCCTGTCGACCATCACCAACTGCCAGACTGTTTCATCTCAGACCATCACCTTTCTTGGTAATCCTTCTTTTCTGTTGAAAGCCGACCCTTCTGAGATCGGGCAGAGAGGGCCGGAGAGCGAGACAGAAATTTCTTTCTCCTTTGCCGAACGTGTCTTGCCTCTTCCTCAGGATTGGGCCCATCGCTGCGTTTGTAGGGGCTGAGAGTGAGGGTTGGCACACTCCCATGGTGCTGTGGGGCATCCACATTGCCACTGAGCCAGGGGACAGTGGGTTCAGACCCCTCacccccgggacctgatggtgaAGGGACAGTGCCAGTCACCATCATCCCATCCTGCCTCTCCCTTCATTGGAGAGGTAAGGTTTGTGATGGGCttgacctgagggtcactgtgcctctCACCAGGGCTTAGGTGATGCCAACCTTCCTTCTTCCCATTCTCCCCCCACCCTGGTTCACTAGGTCAGGTGGTTTGATACCCACCAATGAGGGTTCACTGCCTTCACTCGAAAAGTTGGCACCTTCTCAACTCTGTGCCCCCCCTCCCCATACCCTCACCTGAGGAATGGTGACCCCCAGGTTCAACTCAGTACCAGTCATCTCCCTCGCTGTCTCTGGGAGGTAATCTTCTCCAGAAAGGATTGCTTCAATAAATATTTCAACATTGATATTAGATTTGATTTTTTATTCTCATAAACACTGAGAGAGAGTGTAAAGCATTGTCTTGCTGCTAACCAGACAATCCACACCTTAGATAAGTGCATCAGGGTCATGGcacagaatgcagaacacagtgttacagcaacagagagggtgcagagaaaaatCAGCTCGAATATACAAGAGTTCAGttgataacaacagggaagaagctgtccttgaatctgttagtagcagttttaaaaagaatgcatcttctgcctgatggaagagggtgggagagagtataactgggggtGGGAGGGTTCTTTGAGACGTTGTTTGCTTTCCAGGGGCAATGGCATGTGTAGTTGGAGTTAACGGGAGGCTGGTTTTTTAGAACGGGCTGGGTTgggtcacaactctctgtaatttcttgtggcctTGGGCAGAACAGTTGGCCATAAACATCGCTCTGATGTATTATTGAGAGAGGGTGCTTTCTGTGGGgtatctgtgaagaaaggttgttgtggggtttggggtgggggaaCAGGATGAATTTCTAACTCCAGCCTGTTTTCAGATGAAAGTGATTTTGAAACGATTAGTCGCATTGACCAACGCTGTGAGGTTCCCTCTGAAGACTTTTCGTTGCGCACTGGGAGGGTGTTTATCTCCCAGAACATCCATCTCTGTAGCTCGGACCGATGCAATGACCAGACGGAAGCAGGTGAGGATCACAGAAAGGTCTGTTATGGTTCAGAGAAACAGAAAATCCTGCGGAAGGTGGGGAGGCATTGAACGTCACGTTTGGGGAATTGTGTGCGGTTGGGGGGGGTTAGTGGAAATGGTTGAAATTTGAGGGGAAGCTTCTTCTCTTGCTTGTGATTTCAGAGCCGGCCAACAACACGAGGAACGGATTGCAATGTTTCGGATGCTTCAACTCATCGACGGAGTCCTGCCTGGCCAATCAACAACGTGTGGACTGTGTGGGCCGACAGAATCGCTGCGTGGATGGAAAAGGCCGACAGAGATTGTGTACGTAGAGGTGCTCCATTCTTGTCCGCTCTCCCCACCTCGGCCACTGTGCTTCAGGTTCAATGTCAAACCTACCCCCGGTTTTGGGAGATTGGAGGGACCCATTGTTCAGGGAAATGGAATGATGagacagcacagcacaggatgAGGCTCTTctgcccattcctagctgccgGGGGCGGTACTGACTGGGTTTCCTCCTTGAACCAGCTGTCAGTCTGCATTCTGGATCCAGAAGGAAAGCCGGGTCATTGGCTGGTTCTGAATGGGGACCATCCTTCAGCCCCAAACTCACCAGGACCTGGGCCTGATTCTACACTCTCTGTGAGCCAGCGCCCACCGATCCGAGcagctcccccacccccccactacaGCATGAGCTGGGAGAGTGGGGTTTCGGGCTCTCAGTCTCTCAGGCTACACCCAGAAGTTGCTCAGAGTGGGAATGTACCACCAACCCCAAGACTGTCCACCAGCCCCAGACGAGCTCACTGATCCACCAATCACAGCCACCTTCTCTCACTGATCCAGCAATCACAGCCACCCTCTCTCACTGATCCACCAATCACAGCCACCTTCTCTCACTGATCCACCAATCACAGCCACCCTCTCTCACTGATCCAGCAATCACAGCCACCTTCTCTCACTGATCCACCAATCACAGCCACCCTCTCTCACTGATCCACCAATCACAGCCACCTTCTTTCACTGCTCCACCAATCACAGTCTGCCACTCTCACTGATCCACCATTCAGAGTCTCCCACTTTCACTTATCCACCAATTACAGCCTCCCACGCTCACAGGTCCACCAATCGCAGCCTCCTATTCTTCTGAACCCACTGAGCCTCCATTGACAGCTTCCCTTGCTCACCgatcctccaatcacaggctcccactctccttctctcagcgatcctccaatcacaggctcccactctccttctctcagcgatcctccaatcacaggctcccactctccatctctcagcgatcctccaatcacaggctcccactctccttctctcaccgatcctccaatcacaggctcccactctccatctctcagcgatcctccaatcacaggctcCCACTCTCCATCTCTCAGCAATCCTCCCAGCAGGGATCACCAGTGAGGGATCATCGATCGGTTGTTTATTGTTAGTTTTGACTCATGGAAGATGTGATAGAATCTCCATTGTGTTTGCTGCTGCTTCGGATTGATCTCTCAATCAGGGCAGGGACCCAGTTTCCTGTCAGGGATCTGTCTGGATGAGATCTATTGATCTGTTTTCTGTTCTGCCTTGCAGTGCCAATTGGCAGCAATATGGTTTTGAAAGGGTGTGCGACGACGAATCTGTGCGAATTGGGGGTGGATTTACGAGCATTCAGCTTGTTGCTGAGTGAGGTGTCCTGTTGTGAAGGTGCTCTGTGTAACGGAGACAGAGGGAGCACGACCACAGCTGATCCAGGTAAAGGtgacacttaagagggaaatcatgaGGCAAAAAGGGGACGTGAGAGCTTTGGCAggtagggttaaggagaatccaaagagattctacaaatgcattcaggacaaaagagtaacaagggagagaataaggtCCCTTAGAGATCATCGAGTTGGTCTATCTATGGAACCACAACACAAATGAAATGTGTTGCATTCctgaagcacaaaagctgacgtttcgggcctagacccttcatcagagagggggatggggagagggagctggaataaatagggagagagggggaggcggaccgaagatggagagtaaagaagataggtggagagggtgtaggtggggaggtagggaggggataggtcagtcttgctccccagaggagctcaaacagttcatccacttcaccaacaccttccaccccaaccttcagttcacctgggccatctccagcacatccctcaccttcctggacctctcagtctccatctcaggcaaccagcttgtaactgatgtccatttcaagcccaccgactcccacagctacctagaatacacctcctcccacccaccctcctgcaaaaattccatcccctattcccaattcctccgcctccgccgcatctgctcccacgataagacattccactcccgcacatcccagatgtccaagttcttcaaggaccgcaactttccccccacagtgatcgagaacgcccttgaccgcgtctcccgcatttcccgcaacacatccctcacaccccgcccccgccacaaccgcccaaagaggatcccactcgttctcacacaccaccctaccaacctccggatacaacgcatcatcctccgacacttccgccatttacaatccgaccccaccacccaagacatttttccatcccctcccctgtctgctttccggagagaccactctctccgtgactcccttgttcgctccacactgccctccaaccccaccacacccggcaccttcccctgcaaccgcaggaaatgctacacttgtccccacacctcctccctcacccccatcccaggccccaagatgacattccacattaagcagaggttcacctgcacatctgccaatgtggtatactgcatccactgtacccggtgcagctacctctacattggggaaaccaagcggaggcttggggaccgctttgcagaacacctccgctcagttcgcaacaaacaactgcacctcccagtcgcaaaccatttccactccccctcccattctcttgatgacatgtccatcatgggcctcctgcactgccacaatgatgccacccaaaggttgcaggaacagcaactcatattccgcctgggaaccctgcagccatatggtatcaatgtggacctcaccagtttcaaaatctccccttcccccactgcatccctaaaccagcccagttcatcccctccccccactgcaccacacaaccagcccagctcttcccccccacccactgcatcccaaaaccagtccaacctgtctctgcctccctaaccggttcttcctctcacccatcccttcctcccaccccaagccgcacccccagctacctactaacctcatcccacctccttgacctgtccgtcttccctggactgacctatcccctccctacctccccacctacaccctctccacctatcttctttactctccatcttcggtccgcctccccctctctccctatttattccagttccctccccccatccccctctctgatgaagggtctaggcccgaaacgtcagcttttgtgctcctgagatgctgcttggcctgctgtgttcgtccagcctcacattttattatcttggaatctccagcatctgcagttcccattatctctgtgttgcATTCCTGTTCATTATGAAGAAGGACAGGTAAGCTTGGGAAATTGGGGAAATAAACAAATATCTCACTGAACAACACCCGTACTTCGGAACGTGATCCCATCCTGGGGTGTCATTTtgacaatccaacacacacatgTTTCCTGTGTTTCGGAATAGCTGGTTTACATTGCTGTGTATTGCTTTCTGACTTGAGCATTGGCCAACTTGCAAATGGACTCCTGAATGGAGACTTCGCAATCCCAGGGGGCTGCCTGTAATCTGTTTCTCCTTTCTTGACCGGAAGGGTTTGATCTCACAGATCCCGACCCTACCTCCCGCACGTGCATTGAATCTCGCTCATCACACTCTGGCCCATTCACCCGATCCTCCTGTCTCTCGCTCTTGACCGCCCAGGGCAACTGAGATGTCCGGCAGCTCCCCACTGACTTAGTGCGTCCTCGAGAGTCATCGTTCACAGCCTGGAGCGTGTGGGCCGATGCAGAGAAATCTGAATCACCCAACCCCAATCCCCAAATCTCTCCCTCTTGCTTGCTCACCAATCCGGAAAGATCATCTTACGGATCATTCCAGGTCCAAAACCTTCTCTTGTTCAGGGAGAACCTCTGGTGCTGAAGATTTCCAGGTGAATTTTTGGAATGAAATAAGGTCAGTGGGGGAGGGTATTGTCCATCTGTGTCAGTGATGACCTCTCTTCTTCCATGAGTGCATGGGTAGAGAATTAAATGAGCCATGTCACACTGACCCGACATCGTTCGCAGCTCTCCCCGACTGGTCTGTTTTCACTGCAAGTCTCGGTTTGTCCCCCGCTGGGTTCGGGATTGCAGGTATTTCTCAGCTACTGATGTGAAACTGACAGGTCCATTGATTCCCGAATCCTTTCCAGCAACTTGAGTGACATGGGGCTAGGAATTAGTCCGTTGTTACAGGCACATCAGCAATTCCCAGTCCTCTCTTACAACCTGCAACTCCATCGCATTGGGCCCTCGATTCTGGTCCGACATAAGAGCAATTATTTCTGTGCATTCTGTTAAAAATCTCGCACTCTCCCGCATTCAGTCTGTCTGTGCAATTGTTCTCAGAAATATCGGCCAGAGCGACACCCAGCACATCGATCCCAGCAGCACCCAGCACATCGACTccagcagcaaccagcacatCGACTCCAGCAGCACCCAGCACATCGATCCCAGCAGCACCCAGCACATCGACTCCAGCAGCACCCAACACATCGATCCCAGCAGCACCCAGCACATCGACTCCAGCAGCACCCAGCACATCGATCCCAGTAACAACCAGCACATCGACTTCAGCAGCACCCAGCACATCGATCCCAGCAGCAACCAGCGCATTGACTCCGGCAGCACCCAGCACATCGACTCCAGCAGCAACCAGTACATCTATCCCAACAGCAACCAGCGCATCGACTCCAGCAGCAACCAGCGCATCGACTCCAGCAGCACCCAGCACATCGATCCCAGTTACAACCAGCACATCGACGCCAGCAGCACCCAGCACAACGGCTCCAGCAGCACCCAGCACATCGACTCCAGCAGCAACCAGTACATCTATCCCAACAGCAACCAGCACATCGACTCCAGCAGCACCCAGCACATCGATcccagcagcaaccagcacatCGACTCCAGCAGCAACCAGTACATCTATCCCAACAGCAA carries:
- the LOC132206724 gene encoding phospholipase A2 inhibitor and Ly6/PLAUR domain-containing protein-like, encoding MKLFFTIVLACTCIAGGSCLQCFTCSAVSDPCTLDITTCLSTITNCQTVSSQTITFLDESDFETISRIDQRCEVPSEDFSLRTGRVFISQNIHLCSSDRCNDQTEAEPANNTRNGLQCFGCFNSSTESCLANQQRVDCVGRQNRCVDGKGRQRLLPIGSNMVLKGCATTNLCELGVDLRAFSLLLSEVSCCEGALCNGDRGSTTTADPGRQRQDMIVIIIVLIVIAAFSIISLLVLVWRWGKRAVDPPAQRWAVGQLRYHDSAGSDMEPELA